One Aphidius gifuensis isolate YNYX2018 linkage group LG5, ASM1490517v1, whole genome shotgun sequence genomic region harbors:
- the LOC122858145 gene encoding protein trapped in endoderm-1-like → MNHSIFDGLNHEDAHEKAFPRSITIVAAICAIVFSIVGVIGNLVTVVALLRYKKLRRQATTAFVISLSISDLIFSAVNLPLTASRYLNEAWVLGDSLCKIFPVFFYGNVAVSLLSMVAITINRYVLISRSDIYPRLYTSRGITMMLIGIWVISFSLLLPPLTEVWGRLGFDEKTFSCTILRKNDKSPKKMLFLIGFFLPCIVIIISYLCIYWKVRSSRKNLEAHTGQKQNNGFHKREDSRLTKLMLTIFLCFLLCFLPLSLVNIVDDKIRVPILHVIASILAWASAVINPFIYAGTNRLYRDAYRQVLCPLSSLNKKTRIPNGNKPTCSHSSKISSPQNT, encoded by the exons atgaATCACTCAATTTTCGATGGTCTCAATCATGAGGATGCACATGAAAAAGCATTTCCAAGATCAATTACAATTGTTGCTGCTATTTGTGCAATTGTTTTCAGTATTGTTGGTGTTATTG gAAATTTAGTAACTGTAGTTGCTCTTTTGAGATATAAAAAACTACGAAGACAAGCAACAACAGCATTTGTCATCAGTCTAAGCATATCTGATTTGATATTTTCAGCAGTTAATTTACCACTAACAGCAAGTCGTTATTTAAATGAAGCATGGGTACTTGGTGATTCTTTGTGCAAAATATTtccagtatttttttatggaaatGTTGCTGTTTCATTGCTGAGTATGGTTGCCATAACTATCAACag atatgTGCTGATATCAAGATCAGATATTTATCCAAGACTCTACACATCTCGTGGTATAACAATGATGCTGATAGGAATATGGGTGAtaagtttttcattattattaccaccATTAACTGAAGTATGGGGAAGACTTggttttgatgaaaaaacattttcatgtACAATATTacgtaaaaatgataaatcacctaaaaaaatgttatttttaattggtttttttttaccatgtattgttattataatatcatatttatgtatttattggAAAGTAAGATCTAGTCGTAAAAATTTAGAAGCACATACTggacaaaaacaaaataatggtTTTCATAAAAGAGAAGATTCAAGACTAACTAAATTAatgttaacaatatttttatgttttttattatgttttttaccaTTGTCACTTgttaatattgttgatgataaaataagaGTACCAATATTACATGTTATTGCTTCAATTTTAGCATGGGCATCTGCTGTTATTAATCCATTTATTTATGCTGGTACAAATAGATTATACAGAGATGCATATAGACAAGTACTTTgtccattatcatcattaaataaaaaaacaagaattcCAAATGGTAATAAACCAACATGTTCACATTCCTCAAAAATATCTTCACCACaaaatacgtaa
- the LOC122858077 gene encoding putative tyrosine-protein kinase Wsck: MLKINIIILLLFSSLALAQQQDEDYLGCFKVLPEDIESATMGYHTASAPPDCKTECRKRYFMYSGLMGGQQCYCINKYRQHEPSNNCTMPCIIDALELCGSQDSMSVYKTGQLGPSPPRQLKVTKSQQKSLNVSWQPPDMLNGNVTSYTLHVVAVKTYASYPLFPTVSQVQGGSSENTVLTNLQPGTKYNISITATNEKGESDPANITAWTLIGPPDIPQTPKIIDRTDTTITVELQKGINQNGPLTSYQIVVVYPGTIPPINHSFSYVNYNIAKRDYLPYYITAEIPAEDFDKYNKKFIVGDGEKIGNYYNAPLKKPFDNPQIGMVLVSKNHDEIQYSYSNNNGNAYINKNFHNTNKQSTKIILTIAIVILGGLLLVSVVVYFFMRYRHEQKRITKLPEHQELTLQGPIYEVDNVAYIPEDIPERPNHYQDLKTKVWSIPKNFLNVEQMAIKRGRFGSIHMGTVQDKNGKLSQSIIHCISDQSMRASEKKNMLRELDICIKAGTMKFISSFIGNCETPNTLYIVFESPPYTLKNKLLGARSGENFPTEKILPIGSSIAMGLSYLESHKIIHSHLCARSIGLTDDFIPKIMGYGIGKYAIEDVKLARWTAPERFGHKKHIPGVVWSFGVVIWEMMSMGGTPYADLNDETDVEEAVVEKHIRLPQLRDMTDPLYEVLLSCWQDNYDERPGFDELSRLDTLSLVPITAITEPYLAELELN; the protein is encoded by the exons atgttaaaaattaacataattattttgttattattctcAAGTTTGGCTTTAGCTCAACAACAAGATGAAGATTATCTTGGATGTTTTAAAGTTTTACCAGAAGATATTGAATCAGCAACAATGGGATATCATACTGCCAGTGCACCACCTGATTGTAAAACAGAGTGTCGAAAACGTTACTTTAT gTACTCTGGTTTAATGGGAGGACAACAATGTTAttgcataaataaatacagaCAACATGAGCCTTCAAATAATTGTACAATGCCTTGTATAATTGATGCCTTAGAATTATGTGGTTCACAAGATTCAATGAGTGTTTATAAAACTGGACAATTAGGTCCAAGTCCACCAAGACAATTAAAAGTAACTAAAAGCCaacaaaaatcattaaatgtaAGCTGGCAACCACCAGATATGCTAAATGGAAATGTAACATCATATACACTACATGTTGTTGCAGTTAAAACATATGCATCATATCCATTATTTCCAACAGTAAGTCAAGTACAAGGTGGTTCATCTGAAAATACTGtattaacaaatttacaaCCAGGAACAAAATATAACATTTCAATAACAGCAACAAATGAAAAAGGTGAAAGTGATCCAGCTAATATAACAGCATGGACATTAATTGGACCACCAGATATACCACAAACACCAAAAATCATTGATAGAACTGATACAACAATAACTGTTGAATTACAAAAAGGTATCAATCAAAATGGACCACTTACATCATAtcaaattgttgttgtttatccTGGTACAATACCACCAATAAATCATTCATTTTCatatgttaattataatattgctAAAAGAGATTATTTACCATATTATATTACTGCTGAAATACCAGCTGaagattttgataaatataataaaaaatttatcgttGGTGATGGTGAAAAAAttggtaattattataatgcaccattaaaaaaaccatttgaTAATCCACAAATTGGTATGGTACTTGTATcaaaaaatcatgatgaaaTACAATAttcatattcaaataataatggtaatgcttatattaataaaaattttcataatacaaataaacaatcaacaaaaataatattaacaattgcaaTTGTAATATTAGGTGGTTTATTATTGGTATcagttgttgtttatttttttatgcgtTATCGTCATGAACAAAAACGTATAACAAAGTTACCAGAACATCAAGAATTAACATTACAAGGACCAATTTATGAAGTTGATAATGTTGCATATATACCAGAAGACATACCAGAAAGACCAAATCATTATcaagatttaaaaacaaaagtatGGAGTAtacctaaaaattttttaaatgttgaacAAATGGCTATTAAACGTGGACGTTTTGGAAGTATACATATGGGTACTGTACAAGataaaaatggtaaattatcACAATCAATAATACATTGTATATCTGATCAATCAATGAGagcatcagaaaaaaaaaatatgttaagaGAATTAGATATTTGTATAAAAGCTGgaacaatgaaatttatatcaagtttTATTGGTAATTGTGAAACACCAAATACACTTTATATTGTATTTGAATCACCACcatatacattaaaaaataaattattaggaGCAAGATCTGGTGAAAATTTTCcaactgaaaaaatattaccaaTTGGTTCATCAATTGCAATGGGTTTATCTTATCTTGAAtcacataaaattattcattcacATTTATGTGCAAGAAGTATTGGTTTAACTGATGATTTTATACCAAAAATAATGGGTTATGGTATTGGTAAATATGCAATTGAAGATGTTAAATTAGCAAGATGGACAGCACCAGAACGTTTTGgacataaaaaacatataccaGGTGTTGTTTGGTCATTTGGTGTTGTTATTTGGGAAATGATGAGTATGGGAGGTACACCATATGCtgatttaaatgatgaaactGATGTTGAAGAAGCTGTTGTTGAAAAACATATCAGATTACCACAATTGAGGGATATGACTGATCCTTTATATGAAGTATTGTTATCTTGTTGGCAAGATAATTACGATGAACGTCCTGGTTTTGATGAATTATCTAGATTG gATACACTGAGTCTGGTACCCATCACTGCCATTACCGAGCCATACTTGGCTGAACTGGAATTAAACTAA
- the LOC122858123 gene encoding ribosomal protein S6 kinase beta-1-like, producing MAGIFDIELDIAHKENSSEDDDDEIIDLTEDDYDTGSSYNEINDNRIVEKLLISEQNVGHGRERTGPQDFELCKVIGKGGYGKVFQVRKRTGIDKGELFAMKVLRKSSILKNRKDTDHTKTERNILEAVKHPFIVDLVYAFQTGNKLYLILEYMCGGELFRHLNNEGMFLDDTACFYLSEIIIALEHLHRHGIIYRDLKPENVLLDINGHIKLTDFGLCKENFTEGSVTHTFCGTIEYMAPEILLKKGHGKPVDWWSLGILMYDMLTGSPPFTDDNRKLTIEKILSHKLILPPYLTPDSKDLLRKLLKRFVPHRLGSGPSGSEKIKKHRFFKHLNWDDVESRKLQPPFIPRLSSADDVSQFDKQFTNVAPIDSPPEHALSESANRIFQGFTYVAPSVLEECMEEMQSDVHIVKARTRTDFSSRNNNYFRIESEENDLGDAEMIDLT from the exons aTGGCTGGTATATTTGACATTGAGCTAGACATTGCTCACAAGGAAAACTCAAgtgaggatgatgatgatgaaattattgatttaactgAG GATGACTATGACACTGGATCAAGTTACAACGAAATTAATGA taatagaATTGTTGAAAAACTATTGATATCTGAACAAAATGTTGGTCATGGTAGAGAACGAACTGGACCACAAGATTTTGAACTTTGTAAAGTAATTGGTAAAGGTGGATATGGAAAAGTATTTCAAGTACGTAAACGTACTGGTATTGATAAAGGTGAATTATTTGCTATGAAAGTATTAcgtaaatcatcaatattaaaaaatcgtaAAGATACTGATCATACAAAAACAGAAAGAAACATATTAGAAGCTGTTAAACATccatttattgttgatttagtGTATGCATTTCAAACTggtaacaaattatatttaatattagaaTATATGTGTGGTGGTGAATTATTTcgtcatttaaataatgaagGAATGTTTCTTGATGATACagcatgtttttatttatctgaaataataatagcactTGAACATTTACATCGTCATGGTATAATATATCGTGATTTAAAACCAGAAAATGTATTACTTGATATTAATGGACATATTAAACTAACTGATTTTGGTTTatgtaaagaaaattttactgAGGGAAGTGTAACACATACATTTTGTGGTACAATTGAATATATGGCACCAGAAATATTACTTAAAAAAGGACATGGTAAACCAGTTGATTGGTGGAGTCTTGGTATACTTATGTATGATATGTTAACTGGTTCACCACCATTTACTGATGATAATCGTAAATtgactattgaaaaaatactttCACATAAATTAATACTACCACCATATTTAACACCAGATTCAAAAGATTTattgagaaaattattaaaaagatttgTACCACATCGACTTGGTTCTGGACCATCTGGttctgaaaaaattaaaaaacatagattttttaaacatctTAATTGGGATGATGTTGAATCACGTAAATTGCAACCACCATTTATACCAAGACTATCAAGTGCTGATGATGTATcacaatttgataaacaatttacAAATGTTGCACCAATTGATTCACCACCTGAGCATGCACTCAGTGAATCAGCTAAtagaatttttcaa GGATTTACTTATGTAGCACCAAGTGTCTTGGAAGAATGCATGGAAGAAATGCAATCTGATGTACATATTGTCAAAGCAAGAACGCGAACTGATTTTTcatcaagaaataataattactttag AATTGAAAGTGAAGAAAATGACTTAGGAGATGCTGAAATGATAGACTTGACTTAA
- the LOC122858090 gene encoding carboxylesterase 5A-like: MNLQKLLVFINIKLILFFYNICLINSQRTISRQGVSKEPPTVKIPDQGILLGREIPLARPQKVTVYLGIPYAHPPIKELRFSAPVTNPPVTWNGIKNATKFSPSCMQLTGNWKLAEKLYRQLLADDVVDPGVSEDCLYLNLFVPDGTPPVDGWPVMVWFHSGDFNTGTPAIWDATIFVNKQKILVVTVAYRLNIFGFFTSTDSEAPGNYGMLDQVASLDWIKKNIKLFDGSSDNVAIAGHSSGAISVGLHILSPLSKGKFKKAILMSGDAIEVVRTPELEKPIVEQIANKFGCDLTPKSRLMECLRNVKDDILLNYTSYIESWGPIVDGEINNSSLTTFLPMDPKDILINGDFNGVPIMAGYTNNEQVLAFMEITNYNEMDDKWTSIKFEEMMIDDIRSSIHQYDDNTTCEIKTQLITDAVLFFYRPYPLTDNSTIFRDRYLDLHTEKTYAAGLTFLAEKISKLNDAYVYRFDYRPRTISVTQNLPEWAGVPHMFELPFVWGLPHFFPNKILWNGSDKNLADVMMMMIGNFLRTSSPTLHNVRWEKYTEKSPGILIINRTISMSDVNDIDYRALAFWNYYYPKIIDEAVNNCCNTTIENSSTNYHQIITNYFYITICFVCLTIHIIF, encoded by the exons atgaatttacaaaagttacttgtttttataaatataaaattaatattatttttttataacatttgtttgataaattcacAAAGAACAATTTCTAGACAAGGAGTTTCAAAAGAACCACCAACAGTTAAAATTCCAGATCAAGGAATTTTACTTGGAAGagag atTCCACTTGCAAGACCACAAAAGGTGACAGTTTATTTGGGAATACCTTATGCTCATCCACCAATTAAAGAGCTACGTTTTTCTGCTCCAGTAACAAATCCACCAGTAACATGGAATGGtattaaaaatgcaacaaAGTTTTCACCATCATGTATGCAATTAACTGGTAACTGGAAGCTGGCTGAAAAACTTTACAGACAATTATTagctgatgatgttgttgatccAGGAGTCAGTGAggattgtttatatttgaatcTTTTTGTACCTGAtg GTACTCCACCGGTTGATGGATGGCCGGTAATGGTGTGGTTTCATAGTGGGGATTTTAACACTGGAACACCGGCAATTTGGGATGCaactatttttgttaataagcAAAAG aTATTAGTGGTAACAGTGGCATatagattaaatatatttggatTTTTTACAAGTACAGATAGTGAAGCACCAGGAAATTATGGTATGCTTGATCAAGTAGCATCATTAgattggattaaaaaaaatatcaaattatttgatgGTTCATCAGATAATGTTGCAATTGCTGGTCATAGTTCTGGTGCAATAAGTGTTGGTCTTCATATACTTAGCCCCCTGAGTAagggtaaatttaaaaaagcaatATTAATGAGTGGTGATGCAATTGAAGTCGTAAGAACACCAGAATTAGAAAAACCAATTGTTGAAcaaattgcaaataaatttgGTTGTGATTTAACACCAAAATCAAGACTAATGGAATGTTTAAGAAATGTTAaagatgatatattattaaattatacatcaTACATTGAAAGTTGGGGTCCAATTGTTGAtggtgaaataaataattcatcattaacAACATTTTTACCAATGGATCCAAaggatatattaataaatggtgATTTTAATGGTGTACCAATAATGGCTGGTTATACAAATAATGAACAAGTACTTGCGTTTATGGAAATAACCAATTACAATGAAATGGATGATAAATGgacatcaataaaatttgaagaaatGATGATTGATGATATACGTTCATCAATTCATCAGTATGATGATAATACAACATGTGAAATTAAAACACAGCTTATAACAGAtgctgtattatttttttatagaccTTATCCATTGACtgataattcaacaatatttcgTGATCGTTATCTTGATTTACATACTGAAAAAACATATGCTGCTGGTTTAACATTTCTCgctgaaaaaatatcaaaattaaatgacgCATATGTTTATCGTTTTGATTATAGACCAAGAACAATAAGTGTAACACAAAATTTACCTGAATGGGCTGGTGTACCACATATGTTTGAATTACCATTTGTTTGGGGTTTACcacatttttttccaaataaaatattatggaaTGGTAGTGATAAAAATCTTGCTGatgttatgatgatgatgattggtaattttttaagaaCATCAAGTCCAACACTGCACAATGTTAGATGGGAAAAATATACTGAAAAATCACCTgggatattaattattaatagaaCAATTAGTATGAGTGATGTTAATGATATTGATTATCGTGCATTAGCATtttggaattattattatccaaaaattattgatgaagctgttaataattgttgtaatacaactattgaaaattcatcaacaaattatcatcaaataataacaaattatttttatattacaatttgttttgtttgcTTGAcgattcatattattttttaa
- the LOC122858120 gene encoding uncharacterized protein LOC122858120 — translation MNQLKRLRKSGSKKSLVKKYDVPSQITTRSMSKKNNKLYSHHNDDNDLYAIIERVNDDCLAEIFMYVPACERPKIALVCKKWKRVLDDSWFDVKKIELTHWEYDEYPHFLKRNYPTIDGQFSFLKSLLYKCGRYLRELDLSVYGYCNIVPVINENCPNLVKLRIRIDDLHLRNARFDNAFSHLSKLKVLKIIFHRCFHDLCPPIPTTLINSLLDVADTLTDLNISYWLEALCQRPYFPEEMTSVISQQKALRKFSTTGIGSLKSLCDYLDNSKTITCTHDHVCFTRCKIGRLEMIAENVKELDILGHLITDDGIYAIANTMKRLHTLRVRCLLLTDTGIVTFTKMNNLKYLEFNGFSNATDSSIELLKNLAHLRLPVSNKITDESAIKVLENSPDMICYCVRDTDITYKFIEKAAEISRNRERKLYVYTTLDPNLSNTQIEYEYLSIRYFKKDIIRETNSE, via the exons atgaaTCAGCTCAAACGATTGCGTAAATCAGGGTCGAAAAAAAgcttggtaaaaaaatatgacgtTCCAAGTCAAATTACAACACGTTCcatgagcaaaaaaaataataag ttataCTCTCATCACAATGATGATAACGATCTATACGCGATAATCGAGcgtgttaatgatgattgcctggctgaaatattcatgtatgtGCCAGCATGTGAAAGACCAAAAATTGCATTGg tatgcaaaaaatggaaaagagTCCTTGATGATTCTTggtttgatgttaaaaaaattgaactaaCTCATTGGGAATATGACGAGTATCCACATTTTTTAAAGAGAAATTATCCAACGATCGATGGACAATTCAGTTTTTTGAAATCACTGCTTTATAAATGTGGTCGTTATTTAAGAGAATTAGACTTGTCAGTCTACGGTTATTGTAACATAGTGCcagttattaatgaaaattgccCAAATCTCGTGAAACTTCGAATAAGAATCGATGATCTTCATTTGCGTAATGCAAGATTTGATAATGCATTTTCACATCTTTCTAAActaaaagtattgaaaattatatttcatcgtTGTTTCCATGATTTATGTCCACCAATACCTACAACTTTGATTAATTCATTGTTAGACGTTGCTGATACATTGACTGACCTCAATATTTCATATTGGCTTGAAGCCCTTTGTCAACGCCCTTATTTCCCAGAAGAAATGACTAGT gTGATTTCTCAACAGAAGGccttaagaaaattttcaactacTGGTATAGGTTCTCTCAAAAGTTTATGCGACTATCTGGACAATTCTAAAACAATAACATGCACTCATGACCACGTTTGTTTCACGAGATGTAAAATTGGTAGATTAGAGATGATTGCAGAAAATGTCAAGGAATTGGATATTCTTGGTCATCTAATTACCGATGATGGTATATACGCTATTGCTAATACTATGAAACGATTACACACACTACGTGTAAGATGTTTATTGCTAACCGATACTGGTATCGTTACATTTacaaagatgaataatttaaaatatcttgaatTTAACGGCTTTAGTAATGCCACTGACTCTTCAATTGAATTGCTCAAAAATTTAGCACATTTAAGGTTACCAGTcagcaataaaattactgatgaATCAGCCATTAAagttcttgaaaattcaccagaCATGATTTGTTATTGTGTTAGAGACACAGATAtaacttataaatttattgaaaaagcagcagaaatatcaagaaatcgtgaaagaaaattatatgtatatactacACTTGACCCTAATTTATCTAACACACAAATcgaatatgaatatttatcaattcgttattttaaaaaagatataataagAGAAACTAATagtgaataa
- the LOC122858177 gene encoding ras-related protein Rap1 codes for MREYKIVVLGSGGVGKSALTVQFVQGIFVEKYDPTIEDSYRKQVEVDGQQCMLEILDTAGTEQFTAMRDLYMKNGQGFVLVYSITAQSTFNDLQDLREQILRVKDTDDVPMVLVGNKCDLEDERVVGKDHGVTLARQFNCAFMETSAKAKINVYDVFYDLVRQINKKSPEKKMKQKKKSMCLLL; via the exons atgcgtgaatataaaatagttgTATTGGGTAGTGGAGGTGTAGGAAAATCAGCACTCACTGTTCAATTTGTTCAGGgtatatttgttgaaaaatatgatccAACAATTGAGGACAGTTATCGTAAGCAAGTTGAAGTTGATGGACAACAATGTATGCTGGAAATTCTTGACACAGCTGGAacg GAACAATTTACAGCAATGAGAGATCTTTACATGAAAAATGGCCAAGGTTTTGTATTAGTTTACTCGATAACAGCTCAATCAACATTCAATGATTTACAAGATCTCAGAGAACAAATATTAAGAGTCAAGGATACAGATGATGTTCCAATGGTACTTGTTGGTAATAAGTGTGATTTGGAAGATGAAAGAGTGGTAGGAAAAGATCATGGTGTTACACTTGCACGACAATTCAATTGCGCCTTCATGGAAACATCTGCCAAAgctaaaattaatgtttatgat gtcTTTTACGATCTTGTACgacaaatcaacaaaaaatcaccagaaaaaaaaatgaaacaaaagaaaaaatcaatgtGCCTACTTTTGTAA